In one window of Gossypium hirsutum isolate 1008001.06 chromosome A01, Gossypium_hirsutum_v2.1, whole genome shotgun sequence DNA:
- the LOC107951787 gene encoding LOW QUALITY PROTEIN: G-type lectin S-receptor-like serine/threonine-protein kinase At4g27290 (The sequence of the model RefSeq protein was modified relative to this genomic sequence to represent the inferred CDS: inserted 1 base in 1 codon) translates to MVLFLCLLLFFTTTTLALNTIPPGQSIKDGETLVSAGGSFELGFFSPRNSKSRYVGIWYKKVSTGTVVWVANRETPVSDASGVLSINHNGILSIMNRTKGIVWSSNTSRNAVEETIAQLLDSGNFVVKDRNDSDPTNFLWQSFDYPCDTFLPGMKLGRNFVTGFDWHISSWKSMQNPAPGLYSIRTDPQGLLQFVLKNGTEILFRAGPWNGAYLSGRTLPTVNPIYSFEFVWNENEIYYEYEVQNHSVYTRYLLNPSGLIQRTIWNERKKDWEVFATSQVDQCSIYAYCGPYATCNTNESPPCKCLEGFLHRSASPEDINSVDWSNGCTRRTPLACEGGDSFLKXTGLRIPDTSKSWADLSIDLKECEKLCLKNCSCTAYTNLDIREGGRGCLLWYGDLTDISELNEGGQDLYIRLATCHGFNTPPWCKGFRKINPLLLTITFNNQSGLMSIKRAICIVLNSIDPLYTYNFSVFRSTSISSSSGKFASIPSHFQLLASLNFTSLLTTTFLPTNTPGMDLLSNLVLLSSGFKGSFSFDCISWQPIQQLIHIHNEGSVLHSHCSQHFTSSIFDQTVFAFKNQRALPFPFASSSSPLPILTLDLKVVSSSLNILFSEAIWWVIQPLLQLELGFEIVVVVLACSYRPFRCGQIACRLYIECLRAFISSVKGIVDKSLESSREEIFASYFSGKVVMTFSTTLWSLNSSPSSLMLLTVAMILSAYCLMVSESFILRFSKSLLMLISCCCLVLHDIALYFLAQSSLCCLIWAIVGLALSGGGSVSLRTTFHRSCACSIAAQIVQFAAVDHIQNKGKTKEKQKAAIIAISVIITSGMMLLALWLYVRRKKLRKTGEHGKEDLELPLFDFATVATATNNFLSNNILGQGGFGPVYKGTLIEGQEIAVKRLSKNSGQGLEEFKNEVTLISKLQHRNLVKLFGCCIRRDEKMLIYEYMPNKSLDYFIFDQTRSKLLDWRIRMHIIDGIARGVLYLHHDSILRIIHRDLKASNILLDNNMNPKISDFGLARKFGLDQTRAKTRRVVGTYGYMSPEYALDGLFSMKSDVFSFGVLVLEILSGKKNRGFSHPEHDYNLLGHAWTLWMGKRPLELIDTAFGDLYNATEVLRCINVGLLCVQQSPPDRPNMSLVLLMLCGDSVLPQPKQPGFFIERNLPMTDSISEKNEMFSIYESTITSLEPR, encoded by the exons ATGGTGCTTTTTCTATGCTTGCTTCTCTTCTTTACAACAACAACTTTGGCACTAAACACTATACCTCCAGGGCAATCCATAAAAGATGGTGAAACTCTGGTGTCAGCTGGTGGAAGCTTTGAACTGGGATTTTTCAGTCCCAGAAATTCCAAGAGTCGATATGTGGGAATATGGTACAAGAAAGTATCAACTGGGACTGTTGTATGGGTTGCCAATAGGGAAACTCCAGTTTCTGATGCCTCAGGAGTTCTCAGTATCAACCACAATGGAATTCTTTCAATTATGAATCGCACCAAAGGTATTGTTTGGTCTTCCAATACATCAAGAAATGCAGTAGAGGAGACGATTGCACAGCTCCTGGATTCGGGAAATTTCGTAGTGAAGGACCGAAATGATAGTGATCCGACAAACTTTCTTTGGCAGAGTTTTGATTATCCTTGCGATACCTTTTTACCAGGAATGAAGCTTGGGAGAAACTTTGTCACCGGTTTTGATTGGCATATATCATCCTGGAAAAGTATGCAAAATCCTGCTCCAGGTCTATATTCTATCAGGACCGATCCGCAGGGATTACTGCAGTTCGTTCTTAAGAATGGAACTGAAATATTGTTCAGAGCAGGACCATGGAATGGTGCTTATCTTTCAGGAAGAACACTGCCTACAGTTAATCCAATATATTCGTTTGAGTTTGTCTGGAATGAGAATGAGATCTACTACGAATACGAGGTCCAAAACCATTCTGTCTATACAAGGTACTTATTGAATCCATCAGGTCTAATACAACGCACCATATGGAATGAGAGAAAAAAAGACTGGGAGGTTTTCGCCACATCACAAGTGGATCAGTGTTCGATATATGCCTATTGTGGACCATATGCCACTTGCAACACCAATGAATCTCCACCATGTAAATGCTTGGAAGGGTTCCTGCACAGATCAGCATCTCCCGAGGATATTAATTCTGTAGACTGGTCAAACGGATGTACCCGAAGGACACCATTGGCATGTGAAGGTGGAGATAGCTTTCTCA CAACTGGACTAAGAATACCAGACACTTCAAAATCTTGGGCTGACCTTAGCATTGATCTTAAGGAGTGTGAGAAATTGTGTTTGAAGAATTGCTCTTGCACTGCATACACAAATTTAGATATCCGAGAGGGAGGCCGTGGCTGCTTGCTGTGGTATGGAGACTTAACTGACATCTCAGAATTAAATGAGGGTGGGCAAGACCTTTATATCAGGCTGGCCACTT GCCAcggcttcaacactcctccttg GTGCAAAGGTTTCAGAAAAATCAACCCCTTGCTGCTGACTATAACCTTTAACAACCAGTCTGGCCTTATGTCTATTAAGAGAGCCATCTGCATTGTTCTTAATTCTATAGACCCACTTTACACCTATAATTTTTCTGTTTTCAG ATCAACATCAATCTCTTCTTCATCTGGCAAATTTGCTTCAATTCCATCCCATTTCCAGCTACTTGCTTCACTGAATTTCACATCTCTGCTCACTACAACCTTCTTG CCAACAAACACCCCAGGCATGGACCTCTTGTCCAACTTGGTTCTTCTCTCCTCAG GCTTCAAAGGGAGTTTTTCCTTTGACTGCATTAGTTGGCAACCTATTCAACAG TTGATTCACATCCACAATGAAGGTTCTGTCTTGCATAGCCACTGTAGTCAACACTTCACCAGCAGCATTTTTGATCAAACAGTTTTTGCCTTCAAAAATCAGAGA GCCTTACCTTTCCCTTTTGCCTCCAGCAGCTCACCATTGCCAATTCTAACTTTGGACTTGAAAGTGGTGTCAAGCTCCTTAAATATACTCTTCTCAGAAGCCATATGGTGG GTGATTCAACCTCTTCTGCAGCTTGAGCTTGGTTTTGAAATTGTGGTTGTGGTTTTGGCTTGCTCTTACAGACCTTTTCGATGTGGCCAAATTGCTTGCAGGCTCTACATTGAATGTCTG AGAGCATTTATAAGCTCTGTCAAAGGGATTGTTGACAAGTCCCTTGAATCTTCCAGAGAAGAAATTTTTGCTTCATACTTCTCTGGCAAGGTTGTTATGACCTTCTCAACCACTCTTTGGTCACTGAATTCTTCCCCAAGCAGCCTTATGTTGTTGACAGTAGCCATGATTCTGTCAGCATACTGCTTGATGGTTTCTGAGTCCTTCATTTTGAGATTTTCAAAATCTCTTCTCATGTTGATCAGCTGCTGTTGCCTGGTCTT GCACGACATAGCCTTATACTTCTTGGCACAGTCTTCATTGTGCTGCCTAATCTGGGCTATAGTCGGGTTGGCTCTTAGTGGTGGTGGCTCAGTGTCATTGAGAACAACATTCCACAGGTCGTGTGCCTGCAG TATAGCAGCTCAAATTGTACAATTTGCTGCTGTTG ATCATATTCAAAACAAAGGGAAGACAAAAGAAAAGCAAAAGGCAGCAATCATTGCCATCTCTGTCATAATAACCAGCGGAATGATGCTACTAGCATTGTGGTTGTACGTTAGGAGGAAAAAGCTCAGAAAAACAG GTGAACATGGAAAGGAAGATTTAGAATTGCCTTTGTTCGATTTCGCAACCGTAGCTACGGCAACTAATAACTTCTTGAGCAACAACATTTTGGGACAGGGTGGATTTGGTCCTGTTTACAAG GGTACATTGATTGAGGGACAAGAAATAGCGGTGAAGAGACTGTCAAAGAATTCCGGACAAGGACTGGAAGAGTTCAAAAATGAAGTAACATTGATTTCCAAACTTCAGCATCGTAATCTTGTAAAGCTCTTTGGTTGCTGCATCAGAAGAGATGAAAAGATGTTAATTTATGAGTACATGCCTAACAAAAGTTTGGACTACTTTATTTTCG ATCAAACAAGAAGCAAATTACTGGACTGGCGTATCCGAATGCACATTATTGATGGAATTGCTAGAGGGGTTCTTTATCTTCATCATGACTCTATATTGAGGATTATCCATAGAGATCTCAAAGCAAGCAATATTTTATTAGATAATAACATGAACCCAAAGATATCAGATTTTGGCTTGGCTCGGAAGTTCGGACTAGATCAGACTCGGGCCAAAACTAGAAGAGTGGTTGGAACATA TGGTTATATGTCACCTGAATATGCCTTGGATGGGCTTTTCTCAATGAAATCCGATGTATTCAGCTTTGGAGTTTTGGTTCTGGAGATACTATCAGGAAAGAAAAACAGGGGATTTTCCCATCCGGAACATGACTATAATCTTCTTGGACAT GCATGGACACTGTGGATGGGAAAGAGACCATTAGAACTAATCGACACTGCATTCGGTGACTTGTACAACGCAACCGAAGTGTTAAGATGCATCAATGTAGGTCTATTATGTGTGCAACAAAGCCCCCCTGACAGACCAAACATGTCATTAGTATTGCTCATGTTGTGCGGTGACAGTGTATTGCCGCAACCAAAGCAGCCTGGGTTTTTCATTGAAAGAAATCTGCCTATGACCGACTCTATAtcagaaaaaaatgaaatgttcTCAATATATGAATCTACTATTACATCATTAGAGCCACGATAG